Sequence from the Feifania hominis genome:
TACTCGCGGGGGCGCCCTATGCGCCGAGAAATCCGCGCGAGGCGAATGAGCGCGGCGTCGGTATGGTGTTTCAGGAACAGTCTCTGATCACCAATCTGACCGTGGGTCAGAACATGTTCTTCGGCGACGAAAAGATGTTCTCGACTCTCGGCATGATCAACTACAGAAAAATGTATGAGCAGGCGGCGAAATCCCTCGCGGAGGTCGGGCTCGACTCGGTGCGCCCGGAGAAGTATGTGCGCGAGCTCAACTTTGCCACCCGCCAGATGGTTGAGATCGCCAAAGTCATCAACAAGGCAAACTCCGCAAACGTCGAGCATGCGCTGATTCTGCTCGACGAGCCCACATCCGTTCTCAATGAGCAGGAGGTGGAGCTGCTCTACAGCCAGGTGAGAAACCTCGCGTCACGGGGACACTCGGTCATCTTTGTCTCCCACCGGCTCGACGAGGTGCTCACGCTCACCGATCGCATCTATGTCTTTCGCGACGCGGAGAACGCGGGTGAGTTTGTCACCGCCGAGTGCCGGGAGGAGATGCTCTACGAGGCCATGGTGGGGCGGGCCACCACCAGCGAGTACTACGATCTCGAGCACCAGCGCGCGCCCGAGGACGATGTGGTGCTCGAGGCGGAGAATCTGCACCTGTTCGGGGTATTCAAGGATGTCTCCTTTCAGCTTCACAGGGGGGAGATACTGGGCATCTGCGGCGTGGTCGGCTCCGGTAAGGAGGAGCTCTGCTCCGTTCTCTGCGGCGACGAGTGCGCGACCGACGGGCGCATGAGCGTCAAGGGGAGAGTGGTTCGCTACCGTCAACCCGCCTCGGCGCTCTCGGACGGCATCACCATGATTCCCCAGGAGCGAAACGCCGAGGGGGTCTTCGGCATGCTCGACATCACGGATAACATCGCCGCCTCCAGCCTTGAAAAACGGGCGCGGGCAGGTTTTCTCTCGGGGAAGAAGCTCGTGGCGCTCGCAAGGGAATGGATCGAGCGGCTTCGCATCCGCACACCGGGGCCCAAAACGCCGGTGAGCAGCCTATCGGGTGGAAACGCCCAAAAAGTGGTCTTCGCCAAGATGCTCTCGAGCGACAGTGACGTGGTCCTGCTCAACCACCCGACCCGCGGGGTCGACGTCGGCGCAAAAGTGGAGATCTACGGCATCATCCGCGAGATGGCGCAGCGCGGGTGCTCGGTGATTCTGCTCGGCGACACGCTCGACGAGTGCATCGGGTTGAGCAACCGCGTTCTGGTGATGAAAGACGGGCTGATCACCGGGGAATTCGACGCCCCGGCCGAACACAAGCCCGAGCATCTGGATATCATCCAGTGCATGATGTGATGGGAGGCGACAACATGAACACAACAAAGGAAAAGACGCCGGCTGCCGAAAAGCAGGGCGGAAAGCGGACCCTCCAGTCGCTCAGAGCTCTCGCGGGGACCTACGCGAGCGTGTTTGCGCTGATCGCCATTGTCGTGGTCTTTCTGATCATCAATCCGAGTTTTCTCAACCGGTTCAATACGAAGAATCTTCTGACCAATATGGCGCCGCTTCTTGTCATGGCCTGCGGCGCGACCTATGTGCGGCTGCTCGGCTCGCTCGATCTGTCAATGGGCGCGGTCTGCTCCTGCGCAAACGTCATGCTCATCCGGCTCTTCCCGAGCCTTGGGGCGGGGGCCTATGTGGTGGCGATTCTCTTCGGCATGCTGACGGGCGTGATTCTCGGACTCATCCACACGAAGCTGAAAATCCCGTCGTTCATCGCCTCGCTCGGCATGATGAACGTCTACAACAGCGTGGCTCTGCTCATCACGCCGATGCCCATGACCATCCCCGCGGAGTACCGCAGCCTGATCAACTGGGGCAAGACCTCATTTGGCGTGATCAACATGATGACCATCGTCTCGGTGCTCATCATGGTCATCGCGTACTTTGTGCAGAAGAAGAGCGTGCTCGGCAAGAGCCTGAGCCTCATCGGAGCCAATGAGCGCGCGGCGCGCATCTCGGGCATCCGGGTGGACCGCACCAAGATTTTTGCCTTTACGGTCTGCGGCGCGGGCAGTGCGCTCGCAGGAGTGCTGCTTGCGATCAAGCTGCAGAGCTCAGCCCCCACGGTGGGTTCGCCCTTTACGCTTCTGGCGGTGGCGGCGGTGCTGCTCGGCGGCACATCCATGACGGGAGGCAAGGGCAGCGTGCTGATGACGCTGACCGGCGTCATGATGGTGACGGTGATTGAGAACGGGATGACCATCATCGGCGTCGACGCCTTTTGGAGCCAGATTGTCTTCGGCGGGCTTATCATTGTCGCCATGGCGCTGACAAGCGACCGCTCCACAAAGAATTTGATGGTGAAATAGGAGGAAACAGATATGAAAATAACTCTGCTCGTGGAAAACCACAGTCTCTTCAACAAGTTTTACAACGCGGAACACGGTTTCTCCGCCTGGGTCGAGGACGAGGACAAGAAGATCCTCTATGACACGGCCTACTCGGATAAATTCATCCACAACGCCGAGGCGATGGGCATCGACCTGCGCACGGCGGACTATGTGATCATCTCGCACAACCACTACGATCACAGCGGGGGGCTGAAATACCTCATTCAGTACTATGAAAAAAACGCCATGTACCGCAAGCCTGTTCTGCTGATGAGCGACCCCGAGATCATGACGCCGCGCTACCAGTTCACCTGGAACTGTTCGCTCGGCATGGACGTAAGCATGGAAGTGCTGCACAAGTTCTTTGATGTGCAGTTTGTGCCGGGGCCGCTGTGGCTGACCAAAAACCTCTGCTACATGGGCAAGTGTGAGATCACAAACGACTTTGAGCGCGAAGTGCCCCAGAGCCCGAAGATTCTGCGCGACGGCAAGTGGTGCGACGACTTTGTCGACGAGGACACCCAGCTCTGCTACCGCCATGCGGACGGCAAAAATTGCAGCGTGCTCGCCGCTTGCGCGCACTACGGCATCGCCAACATCATGGAGTACGCCAAAAAGCTCACGGGTGCGAGCCATGTTCACACCTATCTCGGCGGGTCGCATCTGCGCTCGGATGAGGTGACGCAGCACCAGATGGACAAAACCTGCGAGTATGTGAGAAACGAGAAAATCGACCGCTTTTATATCTGTCACGACACGGATCTGCCCTGTGTGCTGCAGCTTGCCAACGCCTGCCCGGCGATGGAGGCGGGCGTGGGCCTCGTCGTGGAATGCGAATAGGGGGAACTTGATATGTTTGAAGATGTAGTCGTCGTCTCGGCCGCGAGAACGGCCGTGGGGAGCTTTGGCGGCTCCCTGCGGGAGCTTGAGACGACAAAGCTCGCCGAAATTGTCATCCGCGAGGCGATTGCGCGCGCGGGCATTCCGGCCGGGCAGGTGGAGGAGACCGTGCTCGGCTGCGTGGGGCAGTATGGTCTCAACGGCTTTCTCGCGCGCATCGCCTCGCTGAATGCCGGCTGCGCCGAAACGAGCACGGCCCAGACTGTCAATCGCCTGTGCGCCTCGGGACTTCAGGCCATTGTGACGGCTGCGACGGCCATTGACCACGGCGATCTGTCGGTGGCCGTCGCGGGCGGCGCCGAGAGCATGAGCAATTTTCCGTTTTGCTCCTACAAGACGCGCTTCGGCGCCCGAATGGGCGACACGGTACTCAAGGATGCGCTGACAACTGCGCTTGCCGAGCCTTTCACCGGCACGCACATTGCCATCACGGCGGAGAACATTGCCGTCAAGTACGGGCTGACCAGACAGGAGCTCGACGAGTATGCTCTCATGAGTCAGCAGCGCGCTGCCGCCGCTATCAAGGCGGGGTACTTTACAGAGGAGATTGTCCCTGTGGAGATTGACACAAAGAAGGGCAGCGTGATCTTTGACACCGACGAGCACCCCCGTGAGACGTCGCTTGAAAAGCTGGCCGCACTTCGACCGCTGTTTAAAAAGGACGGCGTCGTCACGGCGGGCAACGCCTCCGGCGTGAACGATGCGGCGGCGGCCGTTGTGCTCATGAGCGCAAAGACTGCCGCGGCAAGCGGATGCAGCCCCCTGGCGCGGGTCGTCGACTACGCGCTGGCGGGCGTAGACCCGAACTACATGGGCATGGGGCCGGTCGGCGCGACCGAAAAGCTGCTTGAGAAAACCGGTCTCAAAAGAGAGGAAATCGGTCTCTATGAGCTCAACGAGGCCTTTGCCGCGCAGGCGCTCGTCTGCATTCGCGAGCTCGGGCTCGACATGGAGAGAGTCAACGTCAACGGAAGCGGCATTTCGCTCGGCCACCCCATCGGGGCGACGGGCGCGATCATCTCGATCAAACTCATCAACGAGATGAAACGCCGGGATGTGCGCTACGGCATCGCGACGCTCTGCATCGGCGGCGGGCAGGGGCTCTCGGTTCTCTACGAGAACCTCTGAGGGGGCGGCACCATGAGAGAAACAAGCCGCAGCCTCAGCGAGCTGCTTCGCAGCGTGCCCGACTATGACAGCGCGCGTGTCCGGCAGGAGTGCGCGCAGGCAGTCGACAGTGACCGCCACAAGCTCATCGTACTCGACGACGACCCGACCGGAACGCAGACGGTCCACGACGTATACGTCTACACCGACTGGCAGCCGGAGACCGTCGCCGAGGCCTTTGACGATGGAAATAAGGTCTCTTTTTTCCTCACCAACAGCCGGGGCGTCACGGCGGAGGAGTCGCGGCGCATGCACCTTGACATCGGCAGGGCGGTCGCCGCGGCTGCCGGTGAGAGAGGTGTTCCCTATGCCATCATCAGCCGCTCAGACTCCACACTGCGCGGCCACTATCCCCTGGAGACTGCTGTACTGCGCCAAACGATGGCGCAGTACAGCGGAATCGAGGCAAACGGGGAGATCATCGTCCCGTTCTTCCGCGAGGGAGGACGCTACACCGCGGACGATGTGCACTACGTCGCCTCGGGCGACACGCTCGTGCCCGCCGGACAGACCGAGTTTGCAGGCGATCGTACCTTTGGGTATCGCAGCTCCGATCTGCGCGAGTGGGTCGAGGAGAAGACCGGCGGCGAGTATCCCGCCGCGGGCGTTTTAAGCGTCACGCTCGATGAGCTGCGCCGGTGCGACTACGGGGCAATTGAGCAGAAGCTGCGCGCACTCAAGGGCTTTTCCAAGCTCATAGTAAACGCCCTGTCGGATGACGACATTCGCGTCTTTGTCACGGCTCTCTGCCGCGTCATGGGCGAGGGCAGGCATTTTCTCTTCCGTTCAGCGGCAACTCTTGTCAAAGTGATGGGAGGCATCAGCGACAAACCGCCGCTGACGCGCGCGGAACTCTGCAACACCAAAAACCGAAACGGCGGAATCGTCGTCATCGGCTCCCACGTCAACCGCAC
This genomic interval carries:
- a CDS encoding sugar ABC transporter ATP-binding protein — protein: MKSGDILLQVRQISKNFSGNPALKSVNMTVHSGEIIGLVGENGAGKSTLLKILMGVQPPSSGEMILAGAPYAPRNPREANERGVGMVFQEQSLITNLTVGQNMFFGDEKMFSTLGMINYRKMYEQAAKSLAEVGLDSVRPEKYVRELNFATRQMVEIAKVINKANSANVEHALILLDEPTSVLNEQEVELLYSQVRNLASRGHSVIFVSHRLDEVLTLTDRIYVFRDAENAGEFVTAECREEMLYEAMVGRATTSEYYDLEHQRAPEDDVVLEAENLHLFGVFKDVSFQLHRGEILGICGVVGSGKEELCSVLCGDECATDGRMSVKGRVVRYRQPASALSDGITMIPQERNAEGVFGMLDITDNIAASSLEKRARAGFLSGKKLVALAREWIERLRIRTPGPKTPVSSLSGGNAQKVVFAKMLSSDSDVVLLNHPTRGVDVGAKVEIYGIIREMAQRGCSVILLGDTLDECIGLSNRVLVMKDGLITGEFDAPAEHKPEHLDIIQCMM
- a CDS encoding MBL fold metallo-hydrolase, whose product is MKITLLVENHSLFNKFYNAEHGFSAWVEDEDKKILYDTAYSDKFIHNAEAMGIDLRTADYVIISHNHYDHSGGLKYLIQYYEKNAMYRKPVLLMSDPEIMTPRYQFTWNCSLGMDVSMEVLHKFFDVQFVPGPLWLTKNLCYMGKCEITNDFEREVPQSPKILRDGKWCDDFVDEDTQLCYRHADGKNCSVLAACAHYGIANIMEYAKKLTGASHVHTYLGGSHLRSDEVTQHQMDKTCEYVRNEKIDRFYICHDTDLPCVLQLANACPAMEAGVGLVVECE
- a CDS encoding ABC transporter permease yields the protein MNTTKEKTPAAEKQGGKRTLQSLRALAGTYASVFALIAIVVVFLIINPSFLNRFNTKNLLTNMAPLLVMACGATYVRLLGSLDLSMGAVCSCANVMLIRLFPSLGAGAYVVAILFGMLTGVILGLIHTKLKIPSFIASLGMMNVYNSVALLITPMPMTIPAEYRSLINWGKTSFGVINMMTIVSVLIMVIAYFVQKKSVLGKSLSLIGANERAARISGIRVDRTKIFAFTVCGAGSALAGVLLAIKLQSSAPTVGSPFTLLAVAAVLLGGTSMTGGKGSVLMTLTGVMMVTVIENGMTIIGVDAFWSQIVFGGLIIVAMALTSDRSTKNLMVK
- a CDS encoding four-carbon acid sugar kinase family protein encodes the protein MRETSRSLSELLRSVPDYDSARVRQECAQAVDSDRHKLIVLDDDPTGTQTVHDVYVYTDWQPETVAEAFDDGNKVSFFLTNSRGVTAEESRRMHLDIGRAVAAAAGERGVPYAIISRSDSTLRGHYPLETAVLRQTMAQYSGIEANGEIIVPFFREGGRYTADDVHYVASGDTLVPAGQTEFAGDRTFGYRSSDLREWVEEKTGGEYPAAGVLSVTLDELRRCDYGAIEQKLRALKGFSKLIVNALSDDDIRVFVTALCRVMGEGRHFLFRSAATLVKVMGGISDKPPLTRAELCNTKNRNGGIVVIGSHVNRTTQQLAALREAEGLHFIEFNQHLALDDAAFEQELSRVVNEAQQSIGQGQSTVVYTRRERFDRNTGNPEDELRLAVKISDAVTSIVARLTVRPNFVIAKGGITSSDIGTRALRCRRARVMGQILPGVPVWETGDESKFPHMPYVIFPGNVGGTDALREAVYKMDPNGEEEG
- a CDS encoding thiolase family protein, whose amino-acid sequence is MFEDVVVVSAARTAVGSFGGSLRELETTKLAEIVIREAIARAGIPAGQVEETVLGCVGQYGLNGFLARIASLNAGCAETSTAQTVNRLCASGLQAIVTAATAIDHGDLSVAVAGGAESMSNFPFCSYKTRFGARMGDTVLKDALTTALAEPFTGTHIAITAENIAVKYGLTRQELDEYALMSQQRAAAAIKAGYFTEEIVPVEIDTKKGSVIFDTDEHPRETSLEKLAALRPLFKKDGVVTAGNASGVNDAAAAVVLMSAKTAAASGCSPLARVVDYALAGVDPNYMGMGPVGATEKLLEKTGLKREEIGLYELNEAFAAQALVCIRELGLDMERVNVNGSGISLGHPIGATGAIISIKLINEMKRRDVRYGIATLCIGGGQGLSVLYENL